The Gouania willdenowi chromosome 5, fGouWil2.1, whole genome shotgun sequence sequence caagaaacaaatatcggattgcatctaaaatgtcagatattaggcgctccgataagtttttgtttgcGCCCTCAGTTGCTCCCATCATAcacatatactgacagtaaaaataactgaagtgaacttgaattactattgttctctgtttgagtgacatcacttaatcaaaccttttctaacattacacactactaaataagtaataaaagtatgtatgatttgcactgatatcgtatcggatcgataCCGGTATCGACCAATACTCAAGGATGCAATAgcagtatcgtatcggaagtgaaaaagttgtatcgggacatccctaattttcTCTGTAACAATCACTTCAACCTGTCAAGGTATTTAGAGTCATTCATTTCTACACCGTTTTAGAACTTTCTACTGTCCAACTCTCATTTGGGTCGACTCCCACAAGGCAATCTGTGGCAGGCATGCACATGCACGTTTGTCAACTAAAACCAAGATTATTCCGATACTGTGAGTTGAACTGTACTATGTTTTAGAACAACATGCATCACTGGCACGGCCCGGTTGGGAAATATGTGGGTGAGAATGGGATGTTTTAGGTTAGGCGTGCAACGACTGACTATCCCCTCCCTCCACCACAACAATAACAATGGAACCACTGAAGGGTTGATGTTGGTCTGATGAAGAGCTGGAGAGTTTGTTACAAAGTTGGCCAGAGGATGGAGCAAGCATTATACAACAGTAAGTTCTGACCAAGTAATTTTATTGGATGGCAGACATTCCAAAAGTGCTGATATAGAACAACAACGCACTGGGACTTCTTATGGATCATATCACTCcgctgtacagctgatctaaatactgttaattACCATTACATCTTGGGCTATACAGCCCAGTACACTgtcactgcaggtcttaatgcacaatttggattttttccaaaactcagtgttttgtgtgtgtgatggttcATATCACATATTAAATGcatcttcaatcagtttggagtatgaacggaATGCAACACTGAAGTTACTCGCATGCGCAGAAGAGGTCCTAAAGTGAACTATGACCCCACGGTGTTTACGGAAATATATATGGAGGTGTtcagtgtaggactgtgtgttGCACTGAGAAATGTTCTTTCCAACAGTAGTCAGCATCAGAACTTCTTAACTTtaaaagagtgaaaaagaaCCTAGAGCCAGGTTTATCCCTGTAGCCATTTGCTGTGATGGCTGCTACATCTTTACAACGGACTGGTTGGATGTGGAGTTGGAGTCAACAGTGGTGGGATAGGGATTTCAGCAGCTTCAATGATGCATAgttaattaaaatcacaattgtgttgttcagactgtctttaacagatcagatacaggtcACATATGGACAAAAAGATCGGATTTGGgtcgcatttgcctgcagtATGAACGCAGCATGTGTGCTCTTGAACTTTTTGTTGGCGGAaccaaatgattaaataaaacaaatcataatctcttgtcacttattactgttaagtaataaaagaaaaataaagtgctTGTAGAACTGTTATTAAAGCAATATCATTGTGCTGTTGTGCTGAAtgtcagcactggtgtgattatctacGGCCAAATCataccagtgctgatatttcatcaAACAGCACTCCCCCTCGTGTGATATCGCTTAATCAACcagacaaaagacaaaaattctTGGCTgcgtctttttagcctcctcagaagcatgaccatgaccaggagtcaaaGAGGCTGAAAAATACTAGAAAAAGCCTTAACCCAATcagtatatccgagcctgtggtcacatgactgccataaagtgatacgttctccaggcattctccaggtcacatgacctggccaaagacatGCCTCTCTCCAAACTAACATGGgcagtatttcaagagggaagccccactcggagcattgatactgtcaaaccctgtatattggcctgaggaatcatttggGTTAACTATTTAGTTCACAAAGTCTGCAGTGTGCCTTTAATAATCATCTTTtcctggatttttatttttgtaatctttgggtgtaataattgaaaacgtaatcaAATTTCCATTAATTGAGTAGCCCTAATATATCCAGCAGTGCCTTCATTTACTTCTCACTTCAACAAAATCACTCATACAGTAGCACAGTTCCACTCTGAAAATCAGGTCTCTTGAATATATCTGGCTTCAAAGAATCCCCCACATTGTCACTGTGCTGTATAAGATTGTGTTTAATAATCTAATTTTCAATTCTAAACAGATTAAAGAGTAATCAAATGTTAAATGATGTTCAGGTGTTAAGTGACCTGATGTTTTTATGGGTGAAAGTGTTGTAGTGTTAGGTAGGCAGTGTTTAGTACCTTGTGGTAGACTTCCTGCAAAGAGCTTTGAGCTCCTTCAGATGCAGAGCCAATGGCGCGAGCGTCACACTGCACAAAGGTTCCCGATGGGTCCATGTGATATCtagaacaaagcaaaacaaatcaGTTGTGATATAAGCAGAACACCCTTTAAACGAATCAATTTTATTATCATCTTTACATACAGCTGCGGCCCTTTTTCGTCCACTCCTCCAAACAGAAGCGCAACCCCAAATGGTCGACTCTGAGATTAAGCAAAACACCAAACAACCCAAAGTTAATACATGCctacaacattattattattatttaaactaatttgATCTTTAAACAGCCAACATTAGTAGAATGATCTGGTGCATGTGTTTACAGACCATTGCACCCGGGTCTGCGTCCTCCTCTCCAAACTGCAGAGCCAGGTTAGACACAGCCTGAGTCACACTCTCCACCGTCATCGTCTCGTTGTaggtaaaccagtggttctgaAGAAGACAGGATTCAGGTCAAACTCACAATTAACATCCTACTGACAGCATGTGACACAGTCCTCAGATTTCTCACCTGTGTTTCCACTCTTGCTTTGTCAATGAGAGTCTTAGCATCAGCTATCAAGCCACTCATGGCACAACCTGTGAGAGAAGAACACGATCAGCTCTGCAAACTAAACACATCCCATGTTCAACTGTGTGGAAGTGGTAACCTGATCAAACTTTgtaaaatgataataacaaaTGGTGATAGGTACGAGACATTGTCAGTGAAAAGGTTTACTCTACATCTGTTCAAAGTAACACTGTAAAAAGTATGATAGACAAATGTAGTGTGTACTTCAAATCTGTTACTTTACAACGATATAGAATAAAGCATCATCCAGCCAAACCTAAAGGACTAAAGAATGACAGACGGTCTGTTTTTAACTGCATATACAGCTTTACTGCAATGGATTTTTCCTTTTGCACAGGCTTCtgttttaaacataaaatacaagaAACGTCGGtcatctaaagcagtgtttttaaaccttttttgagctgaggtacatcttttcattgaaaaaatcccAAGGCACAGCACcaaccaaaatgtaaaaaaaaaaaaaaaaatttgtagcctatattaacaatatacaatCATTCTGATAAAAGTGTGTTGAAtgggaatcaaataaacacaaagaataaagttTCATATTTCTACTTCCTActaaaaaaagtgcaattaacagtctgcaagtgtttttaattggaatcaaatgaacagcaaaaaatatatatatatatatcatgatattttatatttattttgccaGCAGaagaaggatggatggatatagcggtatttattttttcaaataaaaagtgtaattaaaaatatgaaaacaatacattaaatatgattagaactaTAATTAAACTTCATTctcttaaatattgttttgtgttagacaatgtattttttttacattatataatttgatattatatttacatattttttattattattattattaaatacattcataacacatttttataattcAATTTTGTTCCATGCTAAACGTTGAGAGTGttagttttcaaaaatgttttttgaccAAGTAGGTGAAATTGAATCATTTTGCACGAcacacctgacgatctctcaCTGAAAAACCCTGATCTAAAGGACCAGTTTGTGTTTAATACGAAATTACAATACGTCACCCAACAGAAAGCTTAGACCCAGTCCATAATTCTATCAGTTGAGCCATTAGTTTCTAACATACCAATGTGAGTGTCAATTTCCACAATCTTCTCAATGCTGTTGGGCTCCATCAGGGGGGAGGTGATCCTCTTCTCCACAGCCAGACACACCCCCTCTGATGTCTGGATACCAATGGCAGTGGAGCCCAACTGGGAGAGcgaggacacacacacgcacacaaaaaaaaaaacatttccgtGAGCATGACTAAACCCTTTCCCATATTTCTTTAATAATTTCAACAGCATAAAACTTTAAAACAGTGATATCTTTTAGAGGTGACctgatccgatatcgatatcagtccgatattagcctgaaaacaaatatcggattaaAATTTCCAGCTTTtccaattgtttattttattcaattgtggaatactgtaaatattatgttgaaagttaaatattgtttaaccaattggttaataataaatgggtcagtttttgaaaaaattaaaaaaatatgtttcatgctgatatcggtgtcggatcaatatcagtatcggccgatacgcaaggctgcaatatcggtatcatatcgaaaattaaaaagttgtatcgggacatccctaatatctTTGATTGGAAATACTCACTTTAATTGCCTCTATCGCATATTCCACCTGGAATAACCTGCCTTCAGGAGAGAATGTGTTCACACCTCTGGAAAACAAATGTTCTAGAGGTTAATACTAGAGATGGGTACGTTAGCACCTTCATAGTGTGTGTGCCAACAAAATGTGTAGCAAGAAGAAACCATGAGGCTATAATACACTTTGTGAAACAATAATTTATCTGACAGAATAAATACCTAACTGCCTGTTTTAAATCACAATGTTTAGGAATTGTCAcgtcattttctctttttttatcaaCACAAGTTAGAACTTCATGTGTGGGGATGTATGTTGAAAACATGTAggataaaaattaaatatactTTCTAGATTTATCAATATGACAGAAGGTATTTGATTAGAAGTAATATAGTATCCTGGTAACATTATTcacattctatttttttctatacCAGActtgaaaataaaatctaaccctcattatttgtaaaaaaaaaaaaaaaaataggaagaaaaaaaaaaatatgtctgtcccaaaacagtgacaaaaacttttatttggCACAGccacaacaacaataaatgcACCACAGTCAGACACAAATTaagataaaaacacataatgaagattcatttcctttttttttttaatgaaaatcatGAGCAGTGCGAAGGCTGATTTCTGATCTGATCTTGTTCAGGGCAGTTATTATtgcagttttaaaaaataaaataaaataaataaatgtatatgtttttttcccAAGCCAGAGGGACTTTGTACCAGGAAAGAGTGATGGAGtgattcataataataatcattatcatGTTTTACACGtcacaaaatgtgaatatacaataaatcaatgtctAAGTTTTAACTTTATTCAGGATATGAAGAATTTCTCTTAATCAAATTGTTACACTGTAAGTAAATAAtgctgaataaaataaagacgGGATACCGAAAGTGAAAGAAAAGCCGAGTTAAAGAATAACGGTGATCTACAGACAAGTAAGCTAAAGATTAGGACACGTGTTACATGTTGGATGTAGGTTTAACACTTTCTTTGGGTGAGAATCAGTATTTTTGCTGTGAACACGTCTGTCTGTGCACCGCCTCACTCTGTGCAGATGAAGGGCTGGAAAGTGACAAAGCAGTTCATGTTGGACCCACCTGTCATACTCTGATCTGGTCAAAAACATCTTTCACAGCGAACCTGCAAAAACAGAGTAGTGGTCTGATCAGGTTTCcaacaaaaataatgtgttgaACTATTAGTTTGATCCTGAGTTTGAGGCAGAATCTGATCAGCTAGCTGCATTAGCTACTAGCATCAAGCTAGCTCGTAGCCACGCAAGAAACACAACCTTCACGTAAAACGACCATTGCGTCCAAAAAGAACGTTCAGTCAACATTATTGTACAAATTAAAACATACATGCTGTTAATTTAGATAAATTCTAACAAAAACCTGGTGTGAGTGAGTTACCTTAAGCTTCAGACTGTTGAATGAGTTCGCTTGTTTTAGGGTAGGGTACCTTTCAACTATGTCCGCAGCAAACAAAGGTCTAACTAAAGTTCCGCCTCTGTAATGGTTCCGAAgactaaataaaatcataaagaacCAATAGAGAACTATTTAACTTGTTAGAATGAATGGAAATAAGACATTTTAGAGCTAACAATTTGTTTTCACCAAGGATTTGTTTTCAGGTTTCTTATAATTGAGTTATAAATCAATTGTAGTTGTAAGATGACCGGAAACGGGTCCGTTCAAAACCATGCCATTATTTATAAAActcaaatgcagtttttaaaataagtaaaacgatcccttaaacaaaaatataagcTCAGTAAAATTATCATtttaacaaaacattatttaatggAACACTGTAGACTTGACACAGTACTTCAAtataccagcagagggcgcttcTTGCTTTGCACTGTGGCACTAGTTTTCTCTTACATGtagagggagaacatgcaaactccttaGACTTGTTGAAAAATGAAGAGTGcgtttcagttctttttttaatatttttgatggactatttgacatttttatgcattttggaTAAAtcttaaaaatattaaacttagCTACAGTGTTGTGGCATGGCATTTATTTTTGCACATGACTTGTATGTGTACAATGAGTGGTAGGACTTattcacaaaaacaaagattagATTAAAGACTATTTGTAAGTAACCAGACCCAGAGAAAACAGTAacaataactgttttttttaaaaatgtatgcaaCCAAAACTAACAAGAGTGAAACTTACAGTTATATCTATAATGATGTTTTTAGAAATCTCTACATAGGAAAATAATTTATCTCCCTATTTAGCTGAAGTTATATTTACCTAAGAAACTTTGCCAGCATTAaagcatcactttttttttttttttcttttttttttttttttaaaaaatctgtgattTCATAATTTGAACATTTAGAAGCAGAACAAGCATGATTGTGTGCTTCGTACCTCTAGCTCACTAGCAAGAACCATGCCAATGCAAAGTGGTATGTGAATTATTTAATGCAATTTGGAGAAGTTGGGAGTTGAAGATAATTCTTCAAAGACATGTCTGAAAGGGTCGTCGGCCCGTGGGGAGGATCATCAGGTACAAGAGGGAGGGAGCTCCGGAGAGTAGCTAAGGGAGACTCAGAGCGGGAGTTCCGTCTCTGGCGTTCTCTGTCCAAGGTGACCTTCAGCCTCCTCTGTACCTGGATTGAAAGGAGACCAGAGCAGGAAAAGGGAAGAAGGAAGAAGGGATGGGTGGGTTGAAGTGTTGACGACCGTGTATAAGTAGATGAGTCAGGTGATTGAGGGTGTGGTTTTAGGCGTGGTTCTGCTCCTGAACCTACGTTAACACATTAACCTCATTAGATTTTAGTCCATGTTGTGACAAACATTGTGTAGGAATGATGACATGAACTCCATCAGAGCAGACCAATGGTTGCGCACTGTAGCttttcccactcaacgttcttgaagctaAAATACGGCTCTAAGGGGTACTTCCATCTTGCAATTTTGGAACCacagtctgcgcagtagggtccggcgggaggaaccctggtaacatgccccgcccatttagcgtattGCCCTGAtgactaatgctgcgttcacaccgaatgggTCACGAAATGTTCGTGAGACCAGATTAcaaacaaagtcaatggatagatgcatcccagatgcgaaatctttcctgtgcagcGGTGGGTTCCAATCCGTGCGTCAAGAGTGTTGGCCATGCAAGCGTGCTCCCGATTTTTGTCATAttcgcacattcgcaagagttgaaaatattgaactcctgcgactgttttgcatgacgaaagccGATCAGAATCTTTGTTGTTGATGACGTGAgaccgtcaacacggacaccggtctgttcacccattcaaccatggagtagaagctgtgtgtgaccacctggagctgtatgacacagcctttataaccgggaccagactaggaaggatttggcatggaggagaatcaacgaggaggtggtagtagcaggtagaAGTGCTCTCTGTAGTTTTCTGAAAgttggcactgagctaggatagcattagccgccaatcacactggcttttttcactggtggtttatgttcatgagaggagaaaaaggagcgcagctccgcGCTTCAGCAGCCAGTGAAACCCACCCAGTTCGATGTGTCGCTGGTCGGCGGTGCTTTGCTTcaaacgcgcatatgaagcaaatggggaCATTATTTGATCCTGCGAACCTGCAGAACGTTTCGTGTGACAGATGCATCCAGTGCCACAGAAGAAGCATTCGGTGTGAAAGCTGCATTAC is a genomic window containing:
- the psma5 gene encoding proteasome subunit alpha type-5; this encodes MFLTRSEYDRGVNTFSPEGRLFQVEYAIEAIKLGSTAIGIQTSEGVCLAVEKRITSPLMEPNSIEKIVEIDTHIGCAMSGLIADAKTLIDKARVETQNHWFTYNETMTVESVTQAVSNLALQFGEEDADPGAMSRPFGVALLFGGVDEKGPQLYHMDPSGTFVQCDARAIGSASEGAQSSLQEVYHKSMTLKEAIKSSLTILKQVMEEKLNAINIELATVEPGKTFHMYSKEELEDVIKDI